The genome window cgcgcaggctcagtagttgtggctcacgggcccagttgctccgcggcatgcgggatccccccagaccagggcccgaacccgtgtcccctgcattggcaggcagactctcaaccactgcgccaccagggaagccctctttgtaATTTTAAGAAGTCTAACAGAAAATATTCCCATATACATGTAAACACTGAGAATTGCTatattgtttccatcttttgaaaACCCATTCATGTCATCCAAGTGGAATGGGAGATCTTGGGGCTTGCTATCAGCTAACAACTTTTGATAAACTGATAGGAGAGAGGTGGGAAGAAATGGTAAAAGAGTAACTCAGCTGCTTGTAAAGAGCCACAGATATGGTCCTGCAAGTGTCATAGATCCGGACTCTCCAAAGCTGTCTCATATGGACTTTTTCAGCACTGTGAAACATTTCTGGGACAGTCTTTGTCAGGCAATCAGCCTTAATAGTGCATTAGCTTTGCTTACTGGGAGGCACTCAGAGCTCCCCAGTAGGAGATGCACGTCTCAGACTTCGTCTACTCAGCCCAAGAAACCAGCGGAAACTCACCTGATCCATGGGTCCTAGGACCAGCTTCAGCATTTAGGTAAATGCTTTGAACTTGTACCAGGACAGGCACACAATTTCAAGTGTGGCCAagtcatgtgtgtgtttgtttctccTGGTGAGTCTGATAATCAACTGGGCATTTACCATCATGGGAACAAAAATATTCAGATTATATGACAAGTATCCAAGTAACCATGTTCTGATGGTAACATGTATGCATGGATGATGAATCCCCAGTGTCTTGTTTTTGAACAAGTATCCCCTACCCTCTTCCAGGGGGGTGTGTGGGGGAGGGCTAACAATCTctggagaagaaagagacaaaggtGCCCAATGCCAAGCTGGGAAGGAAGAGTTATTAGGATTGGCCTCCTAATAAAACAGGAAATAGATACAGACTGTCCCTCAGACCTCCAGGGAGTCTCAGCCTGCTCCTGATCAACAAGATAACTGAATGCTGCCTCCTCTGGGGCTCCGACAAGCTCCTCCTTTCCACCTGCTCCTGGCATCTCACTTTCGCTGTTTGGAAGGCCCTTCCACTCTTGCCACCCACTGAAATCCTTAGAGACACTACTCTTCCTCAAGGTCCTCTCACTTCCCCTGGTCACAACTAATTGCTCTCTCCATGTGCTCCTATTGCCCTCTGTACCTCTTTCAGATCCAGACTCATTATGTGTGATAATGCCTTGTATACAGATATCTGTGTGTCCTTAGCCCCATAGGAACACACTGTGGAACAGAAAACACTTTGCCTCTAGGGAATTTCCAGTCTAAGAGGCACAGATGCACACTCATGCACCCGTGtgcaggtacacacacacacacacacacacacacagaaaaacaatACAGTGGGATAATAAGCACTGAAAATTTGGAGGAATACTACTATCAAGTAATTACTGGGATTACTTTATATACATGGTTTGAGTTGTTAATTAGAGCCACCTTCGAGTAGAAAGGACATTTCACATCTGGTTTGGAGAGACAGGAGGGCCTATCTTTGGCCTAAAAGGAATCAACCTGACCCTGACTCCTTATTCAAGAATGAACAAAATGTCAGCATACTTCAGTCATCTCCCGCACTTCCTGGTGATGAATTCTTCTCTGAGGACTAGAAATCATTTGCCATCTAACAGCTTGTGTGTCTGTTAAAGAGAAAGATGCTGGTGAACTGTTATTTGCAAGGAAACAGGTGCCAAGCAAAAGGCACCTAACCTGGAGGAAGAAACCTGCCTGGGAATTCCTCAGACTTACTGGAAGCCAGCCACTTGTGGGTCTGGTTCTCCTACTTAGCTCTTTCCAAAGCCTCAGCCTCACCTCCTCCGACTGGGAGCCTGGCACAGTGCATCCAGGACCAAGGAAAGTCAAGTACGGGGTTAAATCCAAGACCTGAGGGCATGAGGGTACTCCCAGCCCCTTCAGTGCTGAAGTACCCCTCAGTGTTGCCCGGCAACTAACTGCTACTGGGGGGGCAGAAGGCGGGTGGGATGATGAAGGAAAAGTACCTGGATCAAGGACACGGAAAAACATGAAGTGGGAGGGGCTTTTCCAGTGTCCGCGCTTTAAATTTTACATCATCTTCCAAATTGTAGCTGTGTTTCGGGGAACTGAGTTGTGTTTACCTTGGCTTCCTTCCCAACGTTGACTACGTTGGCAACAGGTTTTCTACACCGAGCAGGttctgctccacatcctcattcctcctgccctcccccttgCTCCCAGCAGCCATCTTCCCGTCTCCAGAGACGTCCCAGAGTAAACGCGGGGCATTGGCCCTTTAAAGGCGACCAGCGAAGGCCGACGGAGCTAAACTTGACGTGGGACGAAGAGTAAGCGGCGTCAGACACGCGGTACAAGGAGGCGCTCATCTTGGAACCGGGCAAGGAGTTTTTCCGCTTTGGGCTGTACATCTTTAATGTGATGTTAGGAAAGTATCCGcctttgtttgtccttctttaaTTGCTTTTCCAATCCCCTCTTGATGATTCAACTCTCGAATAAAGGATGTAGTTTAAAATCACACTTCTGTCCCTACTCTTATGCCCATATTAAAAATGGCCGCCGCCTTCCACAGCGACAGTTGCTCTGCAAACTAGATCCGGGTGGAAACAGTGGGTAGGCAGATGCAGTGGGGCAGAGCCAAGGTTGCTTTATAGAGGCTTGAGGGAGTCCAGAGGGCGGCTCAGGTCAGAGTTGCTGGGTTTCGCTCagggtggtgtgggaagatccagCCTGTGGGGAGCGGCCACTCCTTACTGCTGGGGCCTCAGGGCTTCTGCCCAGCTTGCCCGTTAGCTAAGGAGGGGGCCGAGCGGGCCCCCTGGCCGGTCACCATGTGGGCCTTCCCGGAGTTGCCGACGCCGCTGTTGGTGAATTTGATCGGCTCGCTGCTGGGACTTGTAGCCACACTCACCCTCATCCCTGCCTTCCGTGGCCACTTCATCGCCGCACGGCTCTGCGGCCAGGACCTCAACAAGTCCAGCCGGCAGCAAATGTGAGGGGCCGCGCGCTGGTCCGGGgcagtggggaaggggtgggcaggcaggggcGGGGGCTGGAGTGCTGGACTGCGCGCGGAGACGAAGTGCTAACCCAACAGCCAGCCCGGGACTCTGGGAGGTGGAGGGCAGATCTGGTTAGcattggggaaggggtggaggcgGGAAGGTGGGACCCTTGGGTGGATCTGGGACTCCAGTAGTAGTGCCCTTCCCCGCTCCCAAGTCAGGTTATGGTGGTGCTTGCACTAGTGAGTGACCACgccccctttcctcttccccctccacccGGCTTGATGCTGGCCCACAGCCCAGAGTCCCAGGGAGTGATCAGCGGTGCTGTTTTCCTTATCATACTCTTCTGCTTCATCCCTTTCCCTTTCCTGAACTGCTTTGTGGAGGAGCAGTGTAAAGCATTCCCCCACCATGAAGTAAGTGGGTTAGTGAGGGCTGCTGCCTGTGGCTGGGACTGGGAGCTACTGGAGAGAGTTGGGGTTAtttgggtgtggggggaggggctgagaaCGAAAGAAAAGATGGGAATTCTTGAAAGGAACCGTGGAGTGGGAGAAGGCTGGAGCCGTGACCTGCCCGAGCCTTCCCCAGTTTGTGGCCCTGATAGGTGCGCTCCTTGCCATCTGCTGCATGATTTTCCTGGGCTTCGCGGATGATGTACTGAATCTGCGCTGGCGCCATAAGCTGCTGCTGCCCACAGCTGCCTCACTACCTCTCCTCATGGTCTATTTCACCAACTTTGGCAACACGACCATTGTGGTACCCAAGCCCTTACGCCCACTTCTTGGCCTGCATCTGGACTTGGGTGAGTAGCACTGCCACTTCTGCCCCTATGGCCCCTACTTCAGGGCACCCTTGCCCTGTGAGATATGCAGCAGAGCATCCTTCCTGGTGCTCCACATTCTCCTCCCTGTTTTGTCCCTGTGTTTTCTTAGATCCTTTTGTTGGCCTTTCATCCCATCCTCTATCCTCACCACTTTTCTCAGAAGACTATCCTTAAATTCTCATTCTACAGGTGGCATTACTTCTCTTACTGTTTTCTCCCCCCAGGGATCCTGTACTATGTCTACATGGGGCTGCTGGCAGTGTTCTGTACTAATGCCATCAATATCCTAGCAGGAATTAATGGCCTAGAGGCTGGCCAGTCGCTAGTCATTTCTGCTTCCATCATCGTCTTCAACCTGGTGGAGCTGGAAGGTAGGTGGGATTGGACTAGGGAGAGAAGAGAAGTCTGAGTGTTAAGGAAGTTGCCTGATATCTGGCTTTGGGGAATTTGTTAAACATGAGAAAGAAACTAAGATTTGTTaaatgtgagaaagaaaaatagcagcCCTGTCATTTATAACGGCATTGGCACTAATAGGTAGGCCATGGTCTTCTCCTATTGAACATAAACAACTTCATAAAACCTCAGAATCAGACAGGGTCACTCTGTGACCGTGATAGAGTAAGACCAAAACTAGACCCCTCTGTAACCATGTCTGAGCATAGACAAAACCACAAGAACACGGTGCATCTCACAAAAATGACCAAGATCCCCTTCTAGCTAACATGAGTGGTTGCTGCTTCCTTCCGATAACAACTCAGTTCCTCTTACTTCTTGGATAAAAATTATTAAGGTGCTCAATCATAGCATTATCTCTGCTGACAGCACTCAGTGCAGGGCAAAACTCTCCCTCCTTGCATCCTCCCcagaattatttaaaacaaattctatAACAAGTCCTCCTAACACCTCCTTACTGAGGCATCCCATGGTTCCCCATGGTGTGTGGGTTCCAAAGTTTCTCTTGTTTCAAGTCAGTAAACCCAGCTTTGACTACAGACGTGTTTCTGGTGGTTTTTGGCTGTTGGGCATCCATAAGTACTTATTAAAGCTAAGCACTTTTAAAATGTGATCTCACTTTAAACTCTGTAACAGCTCTATGTGGCAGGTGTTTTCATCAGCCTttttttacagataggaaactgaggctcagagaagttaaatgtgtcatgatcaaggtcacacagttaggaaGTAAAGCTGGTATTCAGACCTAGGTCTGAATGGTCTAAACCAAATGTAAGATAGTAACTAGTTTAGGAAGAGTTCATGAAAGAGGTGAACTGTTGGGAACTGCGTGGGTGACATAAAAGGGGTAGTGAGTTCTTGAGACTTAGAGACGTGGACAATACAGCTTGGGACAGAACTCAGGGACAGACAAAAATAGGACCCAGGTATGCAGGGGAAGTGGCTatcaacttttccttttttctttttcccctgctTCCAAAGGTGATTATCGGGATGATCATGTCTTTTCCCTCTACTTCATGATACCCTTTTTTTTCACCACCTTGGGATTGCTCTACCATAACTGGTAAGTAGGCCTGTGGATAGTGGGACAGCTATTTGAATTTGTGGCCAGTACGGTCCTCCTGATTGTGACCCATCTCCTGACGGAGAGGCTTAACCTGTGCATCTCTGTATTGAGTGTTTTCTGGGTCTTTTTGGTAATATTCttaaatcttaaatattctcTACCCAACTGTAGCCCGGGGCAGGTGCTGTGGAGCCCCCAGGAATAGATGGATTCAGGGCCTTGTTTCCTGGAGAGTTGCTGGGAGAGCTGGAATGTCCTCTGAGCCAGAACTAGGGTCAGGGCTAGCCCAGTGCGCAGGGTGTGTGATGTGAGAGAAAGGATTGCTAATGCCTCTTGCCACTGGCTCAGATCCTCTCCCCCACACAGGTACCCATCACGGGTGTTTGTGGGAGATACCTTCTGTTACTTTGCTGGCATGACCTTTGCCGTGGTGGGCATCTTGGGACACTTCAGCAAGACCATGCTACTCTTCTTCATGCCCCAGGTGTTCAACTTCGTCTActcactgcctcagctcctgcATATCATCCCCTGCCCTCGCCACCGTATACCCAGGTAGCCGCTTTGGGGCTTGAAAGGGACATCATAGCTTTTTCCCTTGGAATGCCTTAGacgtttgctgtgcaaaggcaATGGGCCCGAAGAAGGGATAACTCTTGCCATGCAGTTAGCCCTTTATACATTACAGAGCACATTTACTTCCACGGTCTCAtttaatgttcacagcagctctgATCACACAGAAGCAAGCAGCAGAGCCAGAAATAGATCTCAGGGTGTTTGACTCCACATTCAGTGCTCTTCCTATTAATTAACCACAGGGAGGAGAGTTCTTTGAGTAGTGGCCCAGTCACATGAAGCTGTCTTCCCCTGCAGACTCAATACCAAGACAGGCAAACTGGAGATGAGCTATTCCAAGTTCAAGACCAAGAGCCTCTCTTTCTTGGGCACCTTTATTCTAAAGGTAACAGGGTAACAAGGAGGTAAGGCTCTAGGCTGCCATTCGGAATTCAGGGAGTGGGGAACCTAGGCCTACATCACACCCAAGGGGAGTTTGGAAACATTGAGCAGATCCCCATTCCTGAAGCGTAGGTATTAGCTGAAGTTCTCTCCACTTTTGACCCCTCCAGGTAGCAGAAGGCCTCCGGCTAGTGACAGTGCGCCAGAGTGAGAATGAGGATGGTGCCTTCACGGAGTGTAACAACATGACCCTCATCAACTTCCTACTTAAAGTCTTTGGGCCCATGCATGAGAGAAACCTCACCCTGTTCCTGCTGCTGCTACAGGTGCAATGCTGTTGGTGATGTGGTTTACATCTCCTTGTCTCCCTTTCTCTGTGGTTCTTACTGTAGTTCATTTCTCCTTACAGGTCGTGGGCAGTGCTGTCACCTTCTCCATTCGGTACCAGCTTGTCCGACTCTTCTATGATGTCTGAGTCCCCTGATCCACTGTCCTTTGCTTCACAGCCTCCAGATTTCCTGACTCAGGCCGACCTCTTCTAGACCAAGATTGCCTCCTGGCCCAGGCCTCTCTCACCCTTCATTCTCCTCCAGATTTTGTCCTCAGCATTTCCTTTCCCCTGTGATTATTGACATCCTGGGCCTTTTTTGCCCTCTAATGACTATTGATTGGACTTTGCCTATGGCTTTCTTCAACTTGCCACTCCCCCTCTCCGTCCCATCTTTGCAGCCTCCTAAGGTGGGATACTGTAGCTCTGGTGCAATTACCCACAACTCTGACACTCAAGAAATACGTTGGGCCTGGGGATAGAACCCTGGCTGGGGATAGGGACACAGGCTCGAAGGTGACTTGACATTTGACTATAAATTAAGTATTCTGATGATTTAGCAGACTGGGGGGCCAGGTGCTCCCAGTGGTGACAATAAACTGTcgtctttttcttattgttccTGTAGGTGTATTTCCTATATAGGGCATTTTAGGGTAGACTGGGAGGGTTGGTGGAGGCATTTCCTCGGAGAGGATGCCTATCTCTCTGCCCCatcctttttctttcagtacaTCAGGCCCCTCCTAGCAAGAAGGGaacagagggggcttccctggtggcgcagtggttgagaatctgcctgccaatgcaggggacacgggttcgagccctggtctgggaagatcccacatgccgcggagcaactaggcccgtgagccacaactactgagcctgcgcttctggagcctgtgctccgcaacaagagaggccgcgacagtgagaggcctgcgcaccgcgatgaagagtggcccccgctcgctgcaactagaaaaagccctcgcacagaaacgaagacccaacacagccaagactaaataaataaattaatttaaaaaaaaaaatctttaaaaaaaaaaaaaaaaaaaaaaaagaagggaacagAAAGAACAGACCAGACAGAACATGTTGAATAAATAGGAAATCCTGCTGCTCAGGTGGCATAAAGAGCCATAAGATTGGCGTTATCTCTTCTCTGGGACGGGGTTGGACTTTCAGGGGGTCTCATTCCTTCCCTTTTTCACTCTCCCTTTGCCAGGCAGGAAGAGGGAGTGACCAGACCTGGGACGGGAGGAAGAGGTAGCCATAGTGTTGAcccctttcctttaaaaatcctgGACCCGCACAGACTTCCCTGAGGCTCTTGAGGTGGCTTCAGGCTCCACCCTCTTTGTCTTCCGGCCCTGGTCTGGGCTGTAGGGTTTAAATCTGGCGCGCTTCACTTGGATTGGCTACACCCGGGAGTGGTTGGCTGTTTGCTTGCTGCCGCTCCTCCTAGCCTTTTCCCCGGGCAAAAGGTTTTCAAATTCGACCAATCGGCGGGCGCGTTCCCTCAGCTGAGGCGCGTCATCGAAGGGTTAACCGCAGCCAACCGGAGGCGGGTATTGGAGAAAAGAGCCAATCAGGAGGACGCGGGGGTGCGCCCTGGGGGCTTATAAGGGCGGCCCTTGGGCGCGCGCGGCAGCAGTTGGACTGCGGCGGACGGCTGTTCCTTAGTCTTGTGAGCCGTCCTCCTCTCCGTTCCTCTACCTCGCGCAGCATGTCGGGCCGCGGCAAGACAGGCGGTAAGGCCCGCGCCAAGGCCAAGTCGCGCTCGTCACGAGCGGGCCTCCAGTTCCCCGTGGGCCGCGTGCACCGGCTGTTGCGGAAGGGACACTACGCCGAGCGGGTGGGCGCCGGCGCGCCGGTCTATCTGGCGGCGGTGCTCGAGTACCTCACAGCCGAGATCCTGGAGCTGGCGGGCAACGCGGCCCGCGACAACAAGAAGACGCGGATCATCCCCCGCCACCTGCAGCTGGCCATCCGTAACGACGAGGAGCTCAACAAGCTGCTGGGCGGCGTGACGATCGCCCAGGGAGGTGTCCTGCCCAACATCCAGGCCGTACTGCTGCCCAAGAAGACCAGCGCCGCCGTGGGGCCGAAGGCGCCCGCGGGCGGCAAGAAGGCCACCCAGGCCTCGCAGGAGTACTGAGGGCGCccgcgccgccgccaccgccgccgcccggCCCCTCCCCTCGCCACCACAAAGGCCCTTTTAAGGGCCACCACAACGCTCACGGAAAGAGCTGGGCCACGTCGGGCTCCGGGCCGGGCGGCCGCGCACTCGCCCCCTCcgcggccccgccgccgccgccgttcggcctgcccctcccccgcgCGGCTCGCTCCGGTCGTGGCTCGGCGGAGGACGGCCGTTTGAACGCCGCTCGGTGCCAGGAGCGAGCTCGTGACTCGGCCGGCCTGGCCCCCGAATGCTGATGGGCTGCGGGGAGGCCGCGGCACCTTCTAGAAGGCTGGGCCGGCCGCGCTGACGCAGGGCCGGGGCGCGTGGCGGGGAAGGTGAGTCGGTGCGGACGGCCGCCGGCGGGGCCGCGCGCGTTCCCCACCAGCCCGGTGCTCCGGACGGGACTCGGTTGCCGCCGACGGCGGCGGAGCCAGTCGGTCACTTCATTTGTCCCGGGACGACCTTTGCTGCCGGATCCCGAGCCTTGCACGTCCGCGCTCCCTCCATCTCCACTCGCAGGCCTGTGCGCGCCCCGGAAGACACACTTCGCGGCGTGAGCATCTCCCGCGGTGTCGGGTCCCGGCGGCGTGGGGGCTGCGGGAGTCCTGCCCCTGGACCCGCGCCCCTCCCGGCGTGTCCGCTCCGCAAGCCAAGCACCTAGATACCAGCACTAGTCCGTTAATCCCCATCTGGACTGAGCCGCCGTTGGCCTCGGAACTGGAATTTTGCAGCTAACCCATCCAAGACAGTACTTTAGGTATTGGGGAGTTTCAGATGGActaattttgtttattaaaggattgttttcttttttaaacaatgagGTGCCTCTTCATTTTGCAGACGGGTTGTAGGATCGATGACTTTGTAGATTCCTAAAggtagtgggggaggggagctatCTGATACAAAGGCTCTACCGTTAACTGGAGCGGCAAATCGTAGATTATAAGATCATGGTTCTTTCTTGATGTTCCCTGGGAGACAATTTATTCTGTCAGAACTACtgagacagaaacagaaagcaatGTATTCCAGGAGAACTTTGGACAGGGGTCCTAGCCTCTGAGGTAAGGAGCAAAGGGTCTTGTGGTTGTCCTTATCTTTCTTTCCTGCAACCccatcaaaaacaaaaccaccttCAAATCTAGTTTATTAGTAGAGTTGGTTACATTCAAAGGCTGTGGCTTGTTAGATGTTTTTTCTTTAGAGACTAAGCCTCCACCTACTGAGGAGACAAGGCATCACCAAGGCCCCAAGTTTAGATAAGTCtctgagtctctgcccctgcagtTCAATCCCCTGGGTAATCACCCCCCAGGTAGCAGTGAGAATGGGGCACTGAGGGCTGGGATGTAGGCACGGGGCACCAGCAACCCAGGCACCTGTGCCCCACAGACCAGTTAGTGGGCATCATTGAGCTGCCGTGCAACATCCAagatgttcttggctcctttgttcaGCAACAAGGTGGCCAGGCTGATGCCCAGGCTCTCAGCAGCCAGCTGGGCTCGTCGTGGAATGTTCCGGGCAGTGATGCCCACCAGCTGTGGATCATCCTCAGGGCCATCTTCATGCTGGGCAAGGCAAGGAGGGTAGGATTTGGTGAGCATGAAAGGGGAAGTAACATACAGACGTGTTTTTTACCCTCTCCGTCACCCTCCAGCCTTGGCACCTGGGCAGGGACATGGATGGTGGCCTGCATGGTCTCTTGCATGCTATCTGCGCCATTCAGACTCCAGACTCCTCCAGTCAGGTAtagctgggaaagaaaacagttgCCTCAGCATATCGTGAGAGGGAACTGCTTAGAAACCTGGGCTTTTCTTGCTGGCAGCTCAGGAtgtcccttccctgccctcccacccaTCTTCCCCTGCTTACTTGCCCATCCTTCATAGCTGTATGCACCGCCACTGGCACACTGCAGCCTCCTTCCTGCAACAAGTTCCCCCTGTGAGCTCCAAGGACCCTTACCACCACCCTGTACCCAGAGTCCTCAGAGATAACAGACCCCTCTAAGGACATAACCGAAAATGAGGTAGCGGCCCAGACCTGGGTCCTGTCCATACTTTCAAGGATGAGTTACCACTAAATACAGAGCAATTATTTGAGAAATCTCCCCACTGCCCTTCCCAGCTCCCCAGGTACCCACCCCTCCACAAGAGCACAGGCCCTACCAGGTGCCTCAGGAAGGCCCGTTCAGCAATGCAGCGAAGCAAAGTCTCAGGATCATGCAACACACCCACCAGATCCAAGATGTCCTGGTCCTTGGCTCGAACTTCCACTCCCAGAGCCCCCTGATGGAAAAATAGACTAAGATATCAGGGCCAATCTTTCCCCAACCAATGGCACTAAGGATGGGAACCAGCCTACTTCCACCTGTTTGCCAGGTCCTTTTGGGCCAGTAGCCTCCCAAGGCTTGCCCCTCCCTGGGAATGTTCTTggttgaaaacaaaagaaagagacaCATCAACACACAACTTCCCTGGTCAAGCATACCTGACCCACAGCATACATGCACTCCTCAGGGTGCAGGATCTGTGGGGGCAGAAGAGGCAGTCagaagggtggaggtgggagtgcCTAAAAGCACACAGCAGTGAGATCGGGCTTTCCTAGCATACAGAAGGGCTGGAGAGGCAAGAGTGGGAGTTTGGCCTCTGATCCCCAGTCTTCCCAACCTGGGACTCATTTCCAGCTTGCACTGTTAGAGGTGGGTATTCaaaaagagaacacaggcagGAAGGAGATGAAGATCaactggggagggaagaggggcaggCCCTACCTGCCCCACCCGGTTCTGCCAGCCCATGCGCTGCAGGCCAGCTGCGGCCAGGATGATGGCACTGAACTCCTGCAGCTCATCCAGCTTCCGAAGCCGTGTGTTGAGGTTTCCCCGCTGTGGAGAGGCGCTAAGGACCACAAGCTTTGGGCAGTCTGGAGCCttatgctgttccctttgcctgagtCTCTCAATCTGCTAACTTCTCACCTTTGAGTTCTCAGCTTAATGACAACAGCTAACACTTACCTCatacttactacatgccagacgCTGTTCTAAAGTGCTTTAGATATGTCAATTCATTGAATTTTCACAACCCTATGATGTAAGTAGtagtattatcatctcca of Balaenoptera ricei isolate mBalRic1 chromosome 8, mBalRic1.hap2, whole genome shotgun sequence contains these proteins:
- the HMBS gene encoding porphobilinogen deaminase; this encodes MSGNGDAAATAEENSSKMRVIRVGTRKSQLARIQTDSVVATLKTLYPGLQFEIIAMSTTGDKILDTALSKIGEKSLFTKELEHALERNEVDLVVHSLKDLPTVLPPGFTIGAICKRESPYDAVVFHPKFVGKTLETLPEKSVVGTSSLRRAAQLQRKFPHLEFKSIRGNLNTRLRKLDELQEFSAIILAAAGLQRMGWQNRVGQILHPEECMYAVGQGALGVEVRAKDQDILDLVGVLHDPETLLRCIAERAFLRHLEGGCSVPVAVHTAMKDGQLYLTGGVWSLNGADSMQETMQATIHVPAQHEDGPEDDPQLVGITARNIPRRAQLAAESLGISLATLLLNKGAKNILDVARQLNDAH
- the DPAGT1 gene encoding UDP-N-acetylglucosamine--dolichyl-phosphate N-acetylglucosaminephosphotransferase isoform X1, with amino-acid sequence MWAFPELPTPLLVNLIGSLLGLVATLTLIPAFRGHFIAARLCGQDLNKSSRQQIPESQGVISGAVFLIILFCFIPFPFLNCFVEEQCKAFPHHEFVALIGALLAICCMIFLGFADDVLNLRWRHKLLLPTAASLPLLMVYFTNFGNTTIVVPKPLRPLLGLHLDLGILYYVYMGLLAVFCTNAINILAGINGLEAGQSLVISASIIVFNLVELEGDYRDDHVFSLYFMIPFFFTTLGLLYHNWYPSRVFVGDTFCYFAGMTFAVVGILGHFSKTMLLFFMPQVFNFVYSLPQLLHIIPCPRHRIPRLNTKTGKLEMSYSKFKTKSLSFLGTFILKVAEGLRLVTVRQSENEDGAFTECNNMTLINFLLKVFGPMHERNLTLFLLLLQVVGSAVTFSIRYQLVRLFYDV
- the DPAGT1 gene encoding UDP-N-acetylglucosamine--dolichyl-phosphate N-acetylglucosaminephosphotransferase isoform X2 yields the protein MWAFPELPTPLLVNLIGSLLGLVATLTLIPAFRGHFIAARLCGQDLNKSSRQQIPESQGVISGAVFLIILFCFIPFPFLNCFVEEQCKAFPHHEFVALIGALLAICCMIFLGFADDVLNLRWRHKLLLPTAASLPLLMVYFTNFGNTTIVVPKPLRPLLGLHLDLGILYYVYMGLLAVFCTNAINILAGINGLEAGQSLVISASIIVFNLVELEGDYRDDHVFSLYFMIPFFFTTLGLLYHNWYPSRVFVGDTFCYFAGMTFAVVGILGHFSKTMLLFFMPQVAEGLRLVTVRQSENEDGAFTECNNMTLINFLLKVFGPMHERNLTLFLLLLQVVGSAVTFSIRYQLVRLFYDV
- the LOC132370359 gene encoding histone H2AX, yielding MSGRGKTGGKARAKAKSRSSRAGLQFPVGRVHRLLRKGHYAERVGAGAPVYLAAVLEYLTAEILELAGNAARDNKKTRIIPRHLQLAIRNDEELNKLLGGVTIAQGGVLPNIQAVLLPKKTSAAVGPKAPAGGKKATQASQEY